Proteins encoded within one genomic window of Bemisia tabaci chromosome 2, PGI_BMITA_v3:
- the Vinc gene encoding vinculin isoform X1, whose translation MPVFHTKIIESILEPVAQQVSGLIILHEEGEDGNAMPDLERPVFAVSKAVTNLIKVGRETINSSDDPILKQDMPASLHRVEGASKLLEEASGMLKVDAYSGPARKKLIEGSRGILQGTSALVLCFDESEVRKIIRECKKVLDYLAVAEVIETMEDLVQFLKDLSPCLSTVSAKVSAREKELTHQVHREILVRCLDQVKTLAPILICSMKIYIHILSSGGKEASEAAENRNYLVSRMTDELHEIIRVLQLTTYDEDEWDADNLTVMKKAHSAIQAKMRSARDWLEDPLALRGGIGEKSVRQIIEHSYVVAERSLTGDKEIIRKYCSEVTTMTNAVCELRGDGKGTSPQAESLSRSVEHKLEDTNTAVNRAVVNMDKYGGQQPAHTVSGRLEQALRWLQHPDSDDKGLGQRAIALIVDEGKKVAEGLPGVQRAEILALCDDVDRLSHQLADLCRRGLGGSPQAQEVAKQLSQKLHELKDRIQNAVVNRVVEDFVDTQTPLKLFTEAVYAPIGMPGREANFTDRANQLSDWSKRAAKTGRMVAAGGSGGNKKLAEALVNSAGQVESLTPQLVNAGRIRLNYPESKAADEHFNNLRNQYADQVAKLHALCDEATDSAHFIKISEEQMRKHTVLCEDAINKKDPNKMVEHTSAIARLANRVLQVAKQEADNSEDPAFIAAVNRAADGIQAAVTPMVQNAKLVAMNINDPAAASRWREANNNLLRAVGEARKAVEVTPDINSLHLNDEADLLNNAPIIPERPYYQDVSHLPLRSPNVFAPNVYIEKEVAPPRPPLPGGEVPPPRPPPPAETDDEDDMFMHAPQPNQPIMVAAHGLHQEVRQWSSKDNDIIAAAKKMALLMGRLSQLVRGEGGTKRDLIACAKAIAEASEEVTRLAKELARECTDKRMRTSLLQVCERIPTIGTQLKILSTVKATMLGAQEILPRMEMAELQGGTEEDQEATDMLVGNAQNLMQSVKETVRAAEAASIKIRTDAGIRLRWVRRQPWYNY comes from the exons gTGTCCGGTCTAATAATCCTCCATGAAGAAGGTGAAGATGGGAATGCAATGCCGGATCTGGAACGGCCAGTTTTTGCTGTCAGCAAAGCAGTCACAAATCTTATCAAA GTTGGCAGAGAAACCATCAACAGTAGTGACGATCCAATCCTCAAACAAGATATGCCCGCATCTCTTCATAGGGTGGAAGGTGCTTCCAAACTATTGGAGGAAGCTTCAGGAATGCTTAAAGTTGACGCTTACTCTGGACCTGCTAG gaaaaagttAATTGAAGGTTCTCGGGGTATTCTTCAAGGAACATCTGCTCTTGTCTTATGCTTCGATGAATCAGAGGTGCGCAAAATTATCAGAGAATGTAAAAAAGTGCTAGACTATCTTGCGGTTGCTGAAGTGATTGAAACAATGGAGGatttagtgcagtttttgaaggaTCTTAGTCCATGTCTTAGTACG GTTTCAGCCAAAGTCAGTGCTCGAGAAAAAGAGCTCACGCACCAAGTTCACCGAGAAATTCTTGTTCGTTGTTTGGACCAAGTGAAGACTCTTGCTCCAATTTTAATTTGCAGTATGAAAATCTATATCCACATCCTCTCGTCAG gagGCAAAGAAGCATCAGAGGCCGCTGAAAATCGCAATTATTTAGTTTCTCGTATGACCGATGAGCTTCATGAAATAATCCGTGTTCTTCAACTTACAACTTACGATGAAGATGAATGGGATGCTGACAATTTAACAGTCATGAAGAAAGCTCACAGTGCCATTCAGGCCAAAATGAGGTCTGCCCGTGATTGGCTCgag GATCCATTGGCTCTGAGAGGAGGTATCGGTGAGAAATCAGTTCGTCAAATCATTGAACACTCTTATGTCGTAGCAGAAAGATCTTTAACAGGCGACAAAGAAATCATCAGAAAATATTGCTCGGAAGTCACAACAATGACAAACGCCGTTTGCGAACTCCGTGGAGATGGCAAAGGAACTTCACCTCAG gCGGAGAGCCTTTCCAGAAGTGTAGAACATAAGCTTGAGGATACAAATACAGCTGTAAACCGGGCTGTTGTGAACATGGATAAGTATGGAGGTCAACAACCTGCTCATACTGTCTCTGGTAGATTAGAACAAGCACTCCGCTGGCTGCAGCACCCTGATTCCGATGATAAAGGCCTGGGTCAAAGGGCCATTGCACTAATTGTTGATGAAGGGAAAAAG gTTGCTGAAGGTTTACCTGGAGTTCAAAGGGCTGAAATTTTAGCTCTTTGTGATGATGTTGATCGTTTGTCCCATCAACTAGCTGATTTATGTCGTCGTGGTCTTGGGGGCAGTCCTCAAGCTCAAGAAGTAGCCAA GCAACTTTCACAGAAACTCCATGAACTGAAGGATCGTATTCAAAACGCTGTTGTCAATCGAGTTGTTGAAGATTTTGTAGACACTCAAACACCCTTAAAATTATTCACAGAAGCTGTTTATGCACCGATAG GAATGCCTGGAAGAGAGGCCAATTTCACAGACCGTGCTAATCAGCTATCTGACTGGTCAAAACGGGCTGCCAAGACCGGTCGCATGGTCGCAGCTGGTGGAAGTGGTGGAAACAAAAAGCTGGCTGAAGCTCTAGTCAACTCTGCAGGCCAGGTAGAATCCCTAACTCCGCAACTAGTCAATGCTGGGCGAATTCGGCTCAACTACCCAGAAAGCAAAGCAGCTGACGAACATTTCAACAACCTGCGGAATCAGTACGCCGACCAGGTAGCTAAACTTCATGCGTTGTGTGACGAAGCAACTGATTCAgcccatttcataaaaatttcag agGAGCAAATGAGAAAACACACAGTCCTGTGCGAAGATGCAATTAACAAGAAAGATCCTAATAAAATGGTGGAACATACCTCCGCAATTGCAAGACTAGCAAACCGAGTTTTGCAAGTGGCCAAGCAAGAAGCGGATAACTCTGAGGATCCTGCATTCATAGCTGCCGTCAACAGAGCAGCAGATGGAATTCAAGCTG CTGTAACTCCAATGGTGCAGAACGCGAAATTAGTTGCAATGAATATTAATGACCCAGCAGCTGCCTCAAGGTGGCGCGAAGCCAACAACaat TTATTGCGAGCTGTCGGTGAGGCAAGAAAAGCAGTTGAGGTTACTCCAGACATCAATAGTTTACATCTAAACG ATGAAGCTGATTTACTTAACAACGCTCCAATAATCCCAGAACGTCCATACTATCAAG ATGTCTCTCACTTACCACTGCGGTCACCTAATGTTTTTGCTCCTAACGTGTACATAGAAAAAG AAGTAGCACCTCCGCGGCCACCTCTACCTGGAGGAGAAGTTCCTCCACCTCGCCCACCCCCTCCAGCAGAAACTGATGATGAAGATGACATGTTTATGCATGCACCGCAACCAAACCAGCCTATTATG GTTGCTGCACACGGTTTGCACCAAGAAGTACGTCAATGGTCAAGCAAAGACAATGACATAATTGCCGCTGCCAAAAAGATGGCTTTGTTGATGGGACGTTTATCGCAGTTAGTACGAGGTGAAGGAGGAACCAAGAGAGACCTTATTGCTTGCGCCAAAGCCATTGCAGAAGCATCTGAAGAAGTCACCAGGCTTGCCAAAGAGCTCGCCCGCGAGTGCACTGACAAGAGAATGAGAACG AGCTTGTTGCAAGTTTGCGAACGTATTCCTACAATTGGAACCCAACTGAAAATCCTGTCAACAGTCAAAGCTACCATGTTAGGAGCCCAAG AGATTTTGCCGCGGATGGAAATGGCTGAGTTACAAGGcg gCACTGAAGAAGATCAAGAAGCCACAGATATGTTGGTTGGTAACGCTCAGAACCTCATGCAATCTGTCAAAGAAACTGTAAGAGCAGCTGAAGCTGCCAGCATCAAGATCCGCACTGACGCCGGTATCAGGCTGAGATGGGTCCGCCGCCAACCTTGGTACAATTATTAG
- the Vinc gene encoding vinculin isoform X4, with protein MPVFHTKIIESILEPVAQQVSGLIILHEEGEDGNAMPDLERPVFAVSKAVTNLIKVGRETINSSDDPILKQDMPASLHRVEGASKLLEEASGMLKVDAYSGPARKKLIEGSRGILQGTSALVLCFDESEVRKIIRECKKVLDYLAVAEVIETMEDLVQFLKDLSPCLSTVSAKVSAREKELTHQVHREILVRCLDQVKTLAPILICSMKIYIHILSSGGKEASEAAENRNYLVSRMTDELHEIIRVLQLTTYDEDEWDADNLTVMKKAHSAIQAKMRSARDWLEDPLALRGGIGEKSVRQIIEHSYVVAERSLTGDKEIIRKYCSEVTTMTNAVCELRGDGKGTSPQAESLSRSVEHKLEDTNTAVNRAVVNMDKYGGQQPAHTVSGRLEQALRWLQHPDSDDKGLGQRAIALIVDEGKKVAEGLPGVQRAEILALCDDVDRLSHQLADLCRRGLGGSPQAQEVAKQLSQKLHELKDRIQNAVVNRVVEDFVDTQTPLKLFTEAVYAPIGMPGREANFTDRANQLSDWSKRAAKTGRMVAAGGSGGNKKLAEALVNSAGQVESLTPQLVNAGRIRLNYPESKAADEHFNNLRNQYADQVAKLHALCDEATDSAHFIKISEEQMRKHTVLCEDAINKKDPNKMVEHTSAIARLANRVLQVAKQEADNSEDPAFIAAVNRAADGIQAAVTPMVQNAKLVAMNINDPAAASRWREANNNLLRAVGEARKAVEVTPDINSLHLNEVAPPRPPLPGGEVPPPRPPPPAETDDEDDMFMHAPQPNQPIMVAAHGLHQEVRQWSSKDNDIIAAAKKMALLMGRLSQLVRGEGGTKRDLIACAKAIAEASEEVTRLAKELARECTDKRMRTSLLQVCERIPTIGTQLKILSTVKATMLGAQEILPRMEMAELQGGTEEDQEATDMLVGNAQNLMQSVKETVRAAEAASIKIRTDAGIRLRWVRRQPWYNY; from the exons gTGTCCGGTCTAATAATCCTCCATGAAGAAGGTGAAGATGGGAATGCAATGCCGGATCTGGAACGGCCAGTTTTTGCTGTCAGCAAAGCAGTCACAAATCTTATCAAA GTTGGCAGAGAAACCATCAACAGTAGTGACGATCCAATCCTCAAACAAGATATGCCCGCATCTCTTCATAGGGTGGAAGGTGCTTCCAAACTATTGGAGGAAGCTTCAGGAATGCTTAAAGTTGACGCTTACTCTGGACCTGCTAG gaaaaagttAATTGAAGGTTCTCGGGGTATTCTTCAAGGAACATCTGCTCTTGTCTTATGCTTCGATGAATCAGAGGTGCGCAAAATTATCAGAGAATGTAAAAAAGTGCTAGACTATCTTGCGGTTGCTGAAGTGATTGAAACAATGGAGGatttagtgcagtttttgaaggaTCTTAGTCCATGTCTTAGTACG GTTTCAGCCAAAGTCAGTGCTCGAGAAAAAGAGCTCACGCACCAAGTTCACCGAGAAATTCTTGTTCGTTGTTTGGACCAAGTGAAGACTCTTGCTCCAATTTTAATTTGCAGTATGAAAATCTATATCCACATCCTCTCGTCAG gagGCAAAGAAGCATCAGAGGCCGCTGAAAATCGCAATTATTTAGTTTCTCGTATGACCGATGAGCTTCATGAAATAATCCGTGTTCTTCAACTTACAACTTACGATGAAGATGAATGGGATGCTGACAATTTAACAGTCATGAAGAAAGCTCACAGTGCCATTCAGGCCAAAATGAGGTCTGCCCGTGATTGGCTCgag GATCCATTGGCTCTGAGAGGAGGTATCGGTGAGAAATCAGTTCGTCAAATCATTGAACACTCTTATGTCGTAGCAGAAAGATCTTTAACAGGCGACAAAGAAATCATCAGAAAATATTGCTCGGAAGTCACAACAATGACAAACGCCGTTTGCGAACTCCGTGGAGATGGCAAAGGAACTTCACCTCAG gCGGAGAGCCTTTCCAGAAGTGTAGAACATAAGCTTGAGGATACAAATACAGCTGTAAACCGGGCTGTTGTGAACATGGATAAGTATGGAGGTCAACAACCTGCTCATACTGTCTCTGGTAGATTAGAACAAGCACTCCGCTGGCTGCAGCACCCTGATTCCGATGATAAAGGCCTGGGTCAAAGGGCCATTGCACTAATTGTTGATGAAGGGAAAAAG gTTGCTGAAGGTTTACCTGGAGTTCAAAGGGCTGAAATTTTAGCTCTTTGTGATGATGTTGATCGTTTGTCCCATCAACTAGCTGATTTATGTCGTCGTGGTCTTGGGGGCAGTCCTCAAGCTCAAGAAGTAGCCAA GCAACTTTCACAGAAACTCCATGAACTGAAGGATCGTATTCAAAACGCTGTTGTCAATCGAGTTGTTGAAGATTTTGTAGACACTCAAACACCCTTAAAATTATTCACAGAAGCTGTTTATGCACCGATAG GAATGCCTGGAAGAGAGGCCAATTTCACAGACCGTGCTAATCAGCTATCTGACTGGTCAAAACGGGCTGCCAAGACCGGTCGCATGGTCGCAGCTGGTGGAAGTGGTGGAAACAAAAAGCTGGCTGAAGCTCTAGTCAACTCTGCAGGCCAGGTAGAATCCCTAACTCCGCAACTAGTCAATGCTGGGCGAATTCGGCTCAACTACCCAGAAAGCAAAGCAGCTGACGAACATTTCAACAACCTGCGGAATCAGTACGCCGACCAGGTAGCTAAACTTCATGCGTTGTGTGACGAAGCAACTGATTCAgcccatttcataaaaatttcag agGAGCAAATGAGAAAACACACAGTCCTGTGCGAAGATGCAATTAACAAGAAAGATCCTAATAAAATGGTGGAACATACCTCCGCAATTGCAAGACTAGCAAACCGAGTTTTGCAAGTGGCCAAGCAAGAAGCGGATAACTCTGAGGATCCTGCATTCATAGCTGCCGTCAACAGAGCAGCAGATGGAATTCAAGCTG CTGTAACTCCAATGGTGCAGAACGCGAAATTAGTTGCAATGAATATTAATGACCCAGCAGCTGCCTCAAGGTGGCGCGAAGCCAACAACaat TTATTGCGAGCTGTCGGTGAGGCAAGAAAAGCAGTTGAGGTTACTCCAGACATCAATAGTTTACATCTAAACG AAGTAGCACCTCCGCGGCCACCTCTACCTGGAGGAGAAGTTCCTCCACCTCGCCCACCCCCTCCAGCAGAAACTGATGATGAAGATGACATGTTTATGCATGCACCGCAACCAAACCAGCCTATTATG GTTGCTGCACACGGTTTGCACCAAGAAGTACGTCAATGGTCAAGCAAAGACAATGACATAATTGCCGCTGCCAAAAAGATGGCTTTGTTGATGGGACGTTTATCGCAGTTAGTACGAGGTGAAGGAGGAACCAAGAGAGACCTTATTGCTTGCGCCAAAGCCATTGCAGAAGCATCTGAAGAAGTCACCAGGCTTGCCAAAGAGCTCGCCCGCGAGTGCACTGACAAGAGAATGAGAACG AGCTTGTTGCAAGTTTGCGAACGTATTCCTACAATTGGAACCCAACTGAAAATCCTGTCAACAGTCAAAGCTACCATGTTAGGAGCCCAAG AGATTTTGCCGCGGATGGAAATGGCTGAGTTACAAGGcg gCACTGAAGAAGATCAAGAAGCCACAGATATGTTGGTTGGTAACGCTCAGAACCTCATGCAATCTGTCAAAGAAACTGTAAGAGCAGCTGAAGCTGCCAGCATCAAGATCCGCACTGACGCCGGTATCAGGCTGAGATGGGTCCGCCGCCAACCTTGGTACAATTATTAG
- the Vinc gene encoding vinculin isoform X2 codes for MPVFHTKIIESILEPVAQQVSGLIILHEEGEDGNAMPDLERPVFAVSKAVTNLIKVGRETINSSDDPILKQDMPASLHRVEGASKLLEEASGMLKVDAYSGPARKKLIEGSRGILQGTSALVLCFDESEVRKIIRECKKVLDYLAVAEVIETMEDLVQFLKDLSPCLSTVSAKVSAREKELTHQVHREILVRCLDQVKTLAPILICSMKIYIHILSSGGKEASEAAENRNYLVSRMTDELHEIIRVLQLTTYDEDEWDADNLTVMKKAHSAIQAKMRSARDWLEDPLALRGGIGEKSVRQIIEHSYVVAERSLTGDKEIIRKYCSEVTTMTNAVCELRGDGKGTSPQAESLSRSVEHKLEDTNTAVNRAVVNMDKYGGQQPAHTVSGRLEQALRWLQHPDSDDKGLGQRAIALIVDEGKKVAEGLPGVQRAEILALCDDVDRLSHQLADLCRRGLGGSPQAQEVAKQLSQKLHELKDRIQNAVVNRVVEDFVDTQTPLKLFTEAVYAPIGMPGREANFTDRANQLSDWSKRAAKTGRMVAAGGSGGNKKLAEALVNSAGQVESLTPQLVNAGRIRLNYPESKAADEHFNNLRNQYADQVAKLHALCDEATDSAHFIKISEEQMRKHTVLCEDAINKKDPNKMVEHTSAIARLANRVLQVAKQEADNSEDPAFIAAVNRAADGIQAAVTPMVQNAKLVAMNINDPAAASRWREANNNLLRAVGEARKAVEVTPDINSLHLNDEADLLNNAPIIPERPYYQVQVQQRSVKIICESEVAPPRPPLPGGEVPPPRPPPPAETDDEDDMFMHAPQPNQPIMVAAHGLHQEVRQWSSKDNDIIAAAKKMALLMGRLSQLVRGEGGTKRDLIACAKAIAEASEEVTRLAKELARECTDKRMRTSLLQVCERIPTIGTQLKILSTVKATMLGAQEILPRMEMAELQGGTEEDQEATDMLVGNAQNLMQSVKETVRAAEAASIKIRTDAGIRLRWVRRQPWYNY; via the exons gTGTCCGGTCTAATAATCCTCCATGAAGAAGGTGAAGATGGGAATGCAATGCCGGATCTGGAACGGCCAGTTTTTGCTGTCAGCAAAGCAGTCACAAATCTTATCAAA GTTGGCAGAGAAACCATCAACAGTAGTGACGATCCAATCCTCAAACAAGATATGCCCGCATCTCTTCATAGGGTGGAAGGTGCTTCCAAACTATTGGAGGAAGCTTCAGGAATGCTTAAAGTTGACGCTTACTCTGGACCTGCTAG gaaaaagttAATTGAAGGTTCTCGGGGTATTCTTCAAGGAACATCTGCTCTTGTCTTATGCTTCGATGAATCAGAGGTGCGCAAAATTATCAGAGAATGTAAAAAAGTGCTAGACTATCTTGCGGTTGCTGAAGTGATTGAAACAATGGAGGatttagtgcagtttttgaaggaTCTTAGTCCATGTCTTAGTACG GTTTCAGCCAAAGTCAGTGCTCGAGAAAAAGAGCTCACGCACCAAGTTCACCGAGAAATTCTTGTTCGTTGTTTGGACCAAGTGAAGACTCTTGCTCCAATTTTAATTTGCAGTATGAAAATCTATATCCACATCCTCTCGTCAG gagGCAAAGAAGCATCAGAGGCCGCTGAAAATCGCAATTATTTAGTTTCTCGTATGACCGATGAGCTTCATGAAATAATCCGTGTTCTTCAACTTACAACTTACGATGAAGATGAATGGGATGCTGACAATTTAACAGTCATGAAGAAAGCTCACAGTGCCATTCAGGCCAAAATGAGGTCTGCCCGTGATTGGCTCgag GATCCATTGGCTCTGAGAGGAGGTATCGGTGAGAAATCAGTTCGTCAAATCATTGAACACTCTTATGTCGTAGCAGAAAGATCTTTAACAGGCGACAAAGAAATCATCAGAAAATATTGCTCGGAAGTCACAACAATGACAAACGCCGTTTGCGAACTCCGTGGAGATGGCAAAGGAACTTCACCTCAG gCGGAGAGCCTTTCCAGAAGTGTAGAACATAAGCTTGAGGATACAAATACAGCTGTAAACCGGGCTGTTGTGAACATGGATAAGTATGGAGGTCAACAACCTGCTCATACTGTCTCTGGTAGATTAGAACAAGCACTCCGCTGGCTGCAGCACCCTGATTCCGATGATAAAGGCCTGGGTCAAAGGGCCATTGCACTAATTGTTGATGAAGGGAAAAAG gTTGCTGAAGGTTTACCTGGAGTTCAAAGGGCTGAAATTTTAGCTCTTTGTGATGATGTTGATCGTTTGTCCCATCAACTAGCTGATTTATGTCGTCGTGGTCTTGGGGGCAGTCCTCAAGCTCAAGAAGTAGCCAA GCAACTTTCACAGAAACTCCATGAACTGAAGGATCGTATTCAAAACGCTGTTGTCAATCGAGTTGTTGAAGATTTTGTAGACACTCAAACACCCTTAAAATTATTCACAGAAGCTGTTTATGCACCGATAG GAATGCCTGGAAGAGAGGCCAATTTCACAGACCGTGCTAATCAGCTATCTGACTGGTCAAAACGGGCTGCCAAGACCGGTCGCATGGTCGCAGCTGGTGGAAGTGGTGGAAACAAAAAGCTGGCTGAAGCTCTAGTCAACTCTGCAGGCCAGGTAGAATCCCTAACTCCGCAACTAGTCAATGCTGGGCGAATTCGGCTCAACTACCCAGAAAGCAAAGCAGCTGACGAACATTTCAACAACCTGCGGAATCAGTACGCCGACCAGGTAGCTAAACTTCATGCGTTGTGTGACGAAGCAACTGATTCAgcccatttcataaaaatttcag agGAGCAAATGAGAAAACACACAGTCCTGTGCGAAGATGCAATTAACAAGAAAGATCCTAATAAAATGGTGGAACATACCTCCGCAATTGCAAGACTAGCAAACCGAGTTTTGCAAGTGGCCAAGCAAGAAGCGGATAACTCTGAGGATCCTGCATTCATAGCTGCCGTCAACAGAGCAGCAGATGGAATTCAAGCTG CTGTAACTCCAATGGTGCAGAACGCGAAATTAGTTGCAATGAATATTAATGACCCAGCAGCTGCCTCAAGGTGGCGCGAAGCCAACAACaat TTATTGCGAGCTGTCGGTGAGGCAAGAAAAGCAGTTGAGGTTACTCCAGACATCAATAGTTTACATCTAAACG ATGAAGCTGATTTACTTAACAACGCTCCAATAATCCCAGAACGTCCATACTATCAAG TTCAGGTGCAGCAACGGTCTGTTAAAATTATTTGTGAATCAG AAGTAGCACCTCCGCGGCCACCTCTACCTGGAGGAGAAGTTCCTCCACCTCGCCCACCCCCTCCAGCAGAAACTGATGATGAAGATGACATGTTTATGCATGCACCGCAACCAAACCAGCCTATTATG GTTGCTGCACACGGTTTGCACCAAGAAGTACGTCAATGGTCAAGCAAAGACAATGACATAATTGCCGCTGCCAAAAAGATGGCTTTGTTGATGGGACGTTTATCGCAGTTAGTACGAGGTGAAGGAGGAACCAAGAGAGACCTTATTGCTTGCGCCAAAGCCATTGCAGAAGCATCTGAAGAAGTCACCAGGCTTGCCAAAGAGCTCGCCCGCGAGTGCACTGACAAGAGAATGAGAACG AGCTTGTTGCAAGTTTGCGAACGTATTCCTACAATTGGAACCCAACTGAAAATCCTGTCAACAGTCAAAGCTACCATGTTAGGAGCCCAAG AGATTTTGCCGCGGATGGAAATGGCTGAGTTACAAGGcg gCACTGAAGAAGATCAAGAAGCCACAGATATGTTGGTTGGTAACGCTCAGAACCTCATGCAATCTGTCAAAGAAACTGTAAGAGCAGCTGAAGCTGCCAGCATCAAGATCCGCACTGACGCCGGTATCAGGCTGAGATGGGTCCGCCGCCAACCTTGGTACAATTATTAG